Proteins co-encoded in one Ruegeria sp. HKCCD4315 genomic window:
- a CDS encoding DUF1674 domain-containing protein, protein MSDDRKDLPPAAQRALAEAEERRRKAEAEAKALPKELGGRDGPDPARYGDWEKKGIAIDF, encoded by the coding sequence ATGAGTGACGACCGCAAAGACCTGCCCCCAGCCGCCCAACGCGCACTGGCCGAAGCGGAAGAACGCCGGCGCAAAGCCGAGGCTGAGGCCAAGGCGTTGCCCAAGGAATTGGGCGGTCGCGATGGACCGGACCCGGCCCGCTATGGCGATTGGGAAAAGAAGGGCATCGCCATCGATTTCTAA
- a CDS encoding LysR family transcriptional regulator, translating into MAKKKIGLPPLDWLRVFEAAGRLGGFSAAAKEFGLTQAAVSQRIGNLEAWLGRSLFVREARGVSLTVEGESYLPLVQDSLQALERNTEDLFGKSPRELRVAGLSSNIHALVLPALPAFQKLRPEVRVLTDSGARRSTLDEERTWLQIRYGRGIWAGRDAALIAYEVLVPMAAPGIEWGAPLIDLRGERPGWREWAQKCNQEDAPPSQISFDSMEHAISAARRGLGVVLGSVPLAFADLQEGRLRRMGLPELQTKDGYWLTWPEDRAKSKKQRALIEDFLQALRG; encoded by the coding sequence ATGGCTAAGAAAAAGATCGGACTGCCGCCGCTGGACTGGTTGCGCGTGTTCGAAGCTGCGGGGCGTTTGGGTGGATTCTCGGCTGCGGCCAAAGAGTTTGGTTTGACTCAGGCCGCTGTAAGCCAAAGGATCGGTAATCTCGAGGCATGGCTGGGCCGGTCTTTGTTCGTGCGCGAAGCGCGGGGCGTGTCGCTGACGGTGGAAGGCGAGAGCTATTTGCCTTTGGTGCAAGACAGCTTGCAGGCGTTAGAGCGCAATACCGAGGATCTGTTCGGAAAGTCCCCACGAGAGCTGCGCGTCGCCGGATTGTCGTCCAACATTCACGCGCTTGTCCTGCCGGCCTTGCCAGCGTTTCAAAAACTGCGGCCCGAGGTTCGGGTGCTGACCGATTCAGGGGCACGCCGGTCGACTTTGGATGAAGAGCGGACCTGGCTGCAAATCCGATATGGCCGTGGCATTTGGGCCGGGCGCGATGCGGCCTTGATCGCGTATGAGGTTCTTGTGCCTATGGCGGCACCGGGAATCGAGTGGGGTGCGCCTTTGATCGATTTGCGCGGAGAACGCCCCGGATGGCGGGAATGGGCCCAGAAATGCAATCAGGAGGATGCACCGCCGTCCCAAATCAGTTTTGATTCGATGGAACACGCGATCTCGGCAGCGCGGCGCGGGCTGGGAGTGGTGCTGGGATCGGTTCCTCTGGCTTTCGCCGACCTTCAAGAGGGCCGGTTGCGCAGGATGGGCCTGCCGGAGTTGCAAACCAAAGACGGGTATTGGCTAACCTGGCCCGAAGATCGGGCGAAGTCCAAAAAACAACGCGCATTGATCGAAGACTTTTTACAGGCGCTGCGCGGCTGA
- a CDS encoding TauD/TfdA family dioxygenase yields MLRTATYDASVVTVAFDTGAEARFHAIWLRDNALDPETRSPGNGQRLITIGDIPSDVSISAAEVVSGDLKITFQPEEKTVVFPAEWLADHIYDRDQENAFGRIAPGITTWESGINAPSGDWNEVHVSPTAKRDWLAAVAEFGFAKLTGGPTEPESLLKVADLFGYVRETNYGPYFEVRNEVNPTNLAYTGLGLQAHTDNPYRDPVPTLQILYCLENSAEGGDSIVVDGFRAAEKLRVQNPEGFALLAGYPARFEYKGSDGVWLQSRRPMIELSPDGELIGVRFNNRSTAPFVDIPFEQMEAYYAAYRQFGEIIDDPAMGVSFKLEPGESFIVDNTRVLHARLGYSGAGSRWLQGCYADKDGLLSTLAAMEITHPEAAE; encoded by the coding sequence ATGCTGCGCACCGCCACTTATGACGCTTCGGTCGTGACCGTCGCATTCGACACCGGAGCCGAAGCCCGCTTTCACGCGATCTGGTTGCGCGACAACGCGCTTGATCCTGAGACCCGCTCACCCGGAAACGGTCAGCGCCTGATCACGATCGGCGACATTCCGTCCGACGTCTCAATCAGCGCGGCCGAGGTTGTTTCTGGCGATCTGAAGATCACGTTCCAGCCCGAGGAAAAGACCGTGGTCTTCCCCGCCGAATGGTTGGCAGACCACATCTATGACCGCGATCAGGAAAACGCGTTTGGTCGCATCGCCCCGGGCATCACCACGTGGGAAAGCGGCATCAATGCACCCAGCGGCGACTGGAATGAAGTTCACGTCAGCCCGACCGCCAAGCGTGATTGGCTGGCAGCCGTCGCGGAATTCGGGTTTGCCAAGTTAACAGGTGGCCCGACCGAACCTGAATCGCTGCTGAAAGTGGCTGATTTGTTCGGCTATGTACGCGAGACGAACTATGGACCCTATTTCGAAGTGCGGAATGAGGTGAACCCGACCAACCTTGCCTATACCGGACTTGGCTTGCAGGCGCATACCGACAACCCGTATCGCGATCCGGTGCCAACGCTGCAAATCCTTTATTGCCTTGAGAATTCTGCCGAAGGCGGAGATTCGATCGTAGTCGATGGTTTCCGCGCGGCCGAAAAGCTGCGTGTGCAGAATCCCGAAGGCTTTGCCCTGTTGGCCGGCTACCCGGCGCGGTTCGAATACAAGGGTTCAGACGGGGTTTGGCTGCAGTCGCGCCGTCCGATGATCGAACTGTCTCCGGACGGAGAGTTGATCGGCGTCCGTTTCAACAACCGCTCAACTGCGCCGTTTGTGGACATCCCCTTCGAACAGATGGAAGCGTATTATGCCGCCTACCGTCAATTCGGCGAGATCATCGACGACCCGGCTATGGGCGTGTCGTTCAAGCTTGAACCCGGCGAAAGCTTCATCGTCGACAACACCCGCGTCTTGCATGCGCGGCTGGGCTATTCCGGCGCGGGCTCACGCTGGTTGCAGGGATGCTATGCTGACAAGGACGGCTTGCTGTCCACACTCGCCGCGATGGAAATAACGCACCCGGAGGCCGCTGAATGA
- a CDS encoding HD domain-containing protein, which translates to MKPDFSTLNRDNIVEFIGDIFERRGDEEYLGEPVTMAQHMLQGATIAEQNGQPEEIIVGALLHDIGHFTSEFGTYHPDDTEDRHHEDAGAEVLEQFFPSVITDCCRYHVAAKRYLCATKPEYFQRLSAASVHTLELQGGPMSEEEVTAFESNPNLKEIIQVRYLDEAGKRADMETPDFAHFAPMVQRMVDKHLGTS; encoded by the coding sequence ATGAAACCCGATTTCTCGACGTTAAACCGCGACAATATCGTAGAGTTCATCGGTGATATTTTCGAGCGCCGCGGCGATGAGGAATATTTGGGCGAACCTGTCACCATGGCCCAACACATGCTGCAAGGGGCCACCATCGCCGAGCAGAACGGCCAGCCTGAAGAAATCATCGTCGGCGCGTTGCTGCACGACATTGGCCATTTCACCTCCGAATTTGGCACCTATCACCCCGACGATACCGAAGACCGCCATCACGAGGATGCAGGGGCCGAGGTGCTGGAACAGTTCTTCCCCTCGGTCATCACCGATTGCTGCCGCTATCACGTGGCGGCCAAACGGTATCTCTGCGCCACCAAGCCCGAGTATTTCCAGCGCTTGTCTGCCGCCTCGGTTCATACGCTGGAACTGCAGGGCGGCCCGATGAGCGAAGAAGAGGTTACCGCATTCGAATCCAACCCAAACCTGAAAGAGATCATTCAGGTTCGCTATCTGGATGAGGCCGGTAAACGCGCGGATATGGAGACCCCCGATTTCGCTCATTTTGCACCCATGGTGCAGCGCATGGTCGACAAACATCTGGGCACGTCATGA
- a CDS encoding ureidoglycolate lyase codes for MTAPEYIFEASSKPSLPWHEVPLIRATEETVKGYGCLVDDPETFEIEIVRWPQQGWRPIDEGTGDEGGWVEGTFKCDWRGDVLYGENEAVKGHYVLGWSTDPQTAQTDRQTAPRDQVLLWHMNYHPDGGQMFWPLDNKPFIVPAALPGDNLTPDKVVAFWCDGSRGLYIHPGIWHEGIFPVEDDQRFLDRQGAVHARVSADIGKEFGVYLACPLREDRIKDL; via the coding sequence ATGACTGCACCTGAATACATCTTCGAGGCCAGTTCCAAGCCCTCGTTACCCTGGCACGAAGTTCCTCTGATCCGCGCAACGGAAGAGACGGTCAAAGGCTATGGCTGTCTGGTCGATGACCCCGAGACGTTTGAAATCGAGATCGTCCGCTGGCCGCAACAAGGTTGGCGCCCCATAGACGAAGGCACCGGCGACGAAGGCGGCTGGGTCGAAGGCACGTTCAAATGTGACTGGCGAGGCGACGTGCTGTATGGCGAGAACGAAGCCGTCAAAGGGCATTACGTTCTTGGCTGGTCCACGGATCCGCAAACCGCGCAGACGGATCGGCAAACCGCGCCCCGTGATCAGGTATTGCTCTGGCACATGAACTATCACCCCGATGGCGGACAGATGTTTTGGCCTCTGGACAACAAGCCTTTCATTGTCCCCGCCGCTCTGCCCGGTGACAACCTGACGCCCGACAAGGTGGTGGCGTTCTGGTGCGACGGCTCGCGTGGCCTCTATATCCATCCGGGCATCTGGCACGAGGGGATATTCCCGGTCGAAGATGACCAAAGATTCCTAGACCGACAGGGTGCGGTTCACGCACGAGTCAGCGCTGATATCGGGAAAGAGTTCGGTGTGTACCTGGCCTGCCCATTGCGCGAAGACAGGATCAAGGACCTGTAA
- a CDS encoding DUF2306 domain-containing protein, translating into MRILKSRVAIGLLLAVFYLTLLPFVLHGFGMISIGLSHDAPAQSYLFADGQSVGNAAMILHIFAGTVLVTLVPLQLVRALRQRFNWFHRALGVVLIALALITGLAGMTYIPLRGTIGGPVMTAGFFLYGLCLFASALMLARMALSNDRAGHWAWGLRLFWLALGSWLYRVHYTLWYLLTGGLGSEPDFSGPFDLVQNFAFFVPYLLAAQIWIMRKRSEHQGALVTGP; encoded by the coding sequence ATGCGGATCCTGAAATCGCGTGTGGCAATCGGATTGTTGTTGGCAGTGTTCTATCTGACGCTGCTGCCGTTTGTGCTGCATGGCTTTGGTATGATCAGCATTGGGCTGTCGCATGATGCGCCTGCGCAAAGCTATTTGTTTGCAGACGGTCAGAGCGTCGGCAACGCGGCGATGATTCTACATATCTTTGCCGGAACGGTGTTGGTAACACTGGTGCCGCTGCAACTGGTCCGCGCCCTTCGGCAACGCTTCAACTGGTTTCACCGCGCCTTGGGTGTTGTGCTGATTGCGCTGGCTCTGATCACCGGGCTGGCCGGGATGACCTATATTCCCCTGCGTGGAACAATCGGTGGTCCAGTCATGACTGCCGGCTTTTTCCTGTATGGCCTGTGCCTGTTTGCCTCGGCGCTGATGTTGGCGCGCATGGCGCTCAGCAATGATCGCGCGGGGCACTGGGCCTGGGGGCTGCGGCTGTTCTGGCTGGCGCTGGGATCATGGCTTTACCGGGTGCATTACACGCTGTGGTATCTGCTGACCGGCGGATTGGGGTCAGAGCCCGACTTCTCGGGCCCTTTCGATCTGGTTCAGAACTTTGCGTTCTTTGTGCCCTATTTGCTGGCCGCGCAGATCTGGATCATGCGCAAACGGTCAGAGCATCAAGGGGCTTTGGTTACAGGTCCTTGA
- the dapB gene encoding 4-hydroxy-tetrahydrodipicolinate reductase, whose translation MTHIPGIVITGASGRMGQMLIKTVTDSEQARLVGVVERKGHDWIGQDVGTAMGGQALGVTVTDDPLEAFAQAQAVIDFTAPEATLEFAALAAQARCVHVIGTTGMSDEQIAALEPASRHAVIVRAGNMSLGVNLLVQLTKKVAAALDEDFDIEIIEGHHHHKVDAPSGTALMLGEAAAEGRGVNLADVSDRGRDGITGARKRGDIGFHAIRGGDIVGEHDVLFAAPGERIVLRHLASDRAIFARGALKAALWGQGKAPGQYDMVDVLGL comes from the coding sequence ATGACCCATATTCCGGGGATCGTTATCACAGGAGCTTCGGGCCGTATGGGGCAGATGCTGATCAAGACTGTCACTGACAGCGAACAGGCGCGTTTGGTTGGTGTGGTGGAACGTAAGGGCCATGACTGGATCGGACAGGATGTGGGCACGGCCATGGGTGGTCAGGCGCTGGGCGTCACCGTCACCGATGACCCGCTAGAGGCGTTTGCGCAAGCGCAGGCGGTGATCGATTTCACCGCGCCCGAAGCGACTTTGGAATTTGCCGCTCTGGCTGCGCAGGCGCGCTGTGTTCATGTCATCGGCACCACGGGCATGTCCGACGAACAAATCGCGGCACTTGAACCGGCATCACGCCACGCCGTGATCGTGCGGGCGGGCAATATGAGCCTTGGTGTAAACCTGCTGGTGCAACTGACAAAGAAAGTCGCTGCCGCATTGGATGAAGATTTCGATATCGAGATCATCGAAGGCCACCACCACCACAAGGTCGACGCGCCCTCGGGCACAGCGTTGATGCTGGGTGAGGCGGCCGCGGAAGGGCGCGGCGTCAATCTGGCGGATGTGTCTGATCGAGGCCGTGATGGCATCACCGGTGCGCGCAAGCGGGGTGATATCGGCTTCCACGCCATTCGCGGCGGCGATATCGTTGGTGAACATGATGTGCTGTTCGCTGCCCCTGGAGAACGCATCGTCCTGCGCCATTTGGCCTCGGACCGCGCGATCTTTGCCCGCGGCGCGCTGAAGGCGGCGCTGTGGGGGCAGGGCAAAGCGCCGGGTCAGTATGACATGGTGGATGTGCTGGGTTTGTAG
- the rbfA gene encoding 30S ribosome-binding factor RbfA: MAKNKFHDGPGPSQRQLRVGELIRRTLSEVLARGDVHDPDLNRMSITVGEVRTSPDLKIATAYVLPLGGKGQEDVIDLLARNKGELRRVIGKKLNLKFSPDLRFRLDDTFDRLDDTRRMFQQDAVRRDLDE, from the coding sequence ATGGCAAAGAACAAATTCCACGATGGCCCCGGCCCGTCCCAACGACAGCTGCGTGTCGGCGAACTGATCCGTCGCACCCTGTCCGAAGTTCTGGCGCGCGGAGATGTCCACGACCCTGACCTGAACCGCATGTCAATCACCGTGGGTGAGGTCCGTACCTCACCCGATCTCAAAATCGCCACCGCCTATGTGCTGCCTCTGGGCGGCAAAGGGCAAGAGGACGTGATCGACCTGCTGGCCCGCAATAAAGGCGAATTACGACGCGTGATCGGCAAGAAACTGAACCTGAAGTTCTCGCCCGATCTGCGGTTCCGTCTGGATGACACGTTTGACCGTCTGGACGACACCCGCCGCATGTTCCAGCAGGACGCGGTGCGCCGCGATCTGGACGAGTGA
- a CDS encoding phosphodiester glycosidase family protein, with amino-acid sequence MIRALTILGAALWAAQASAVTCEKVTHEDLRYTVCEVDATAADLRLFLRGEDGEVLGHFSSVNETLEPEGKRLAFAMNAGMYHDDRSPVGHYVEDGQEQMRVIPNPGPGNFGLLPNGVFCIRDGRADVFETLDFVDQAPTCRFATQSGPMLVIDGGLHPRFLPDSTSRYIRNGVGTSADGTRAVFAISEDYVTFHEFGSLFRDVLNTPNALFLDGNISRMYDRAGNRSDLGFSLGPIVGVVEDMRAN; translated from the coding sequence GTGATCCGGGCACTGACCATTTTGGGCGCGGCTTTATGGGCCGCGCAAGCCTCTGCGGTGACCTGCGAAAAGGTGACTCATGAGGATCTGCGCTACACCGTCTGCGAGGTCGATGCGACTGCAGCAGATCTGCGCCTGTTTCTGAGGGGTGAAGACGGCGAAGTGTTGGGGCATTTCTCATCGGTAAACGAGACGCTTGAACCCGAGGGCAAACGGCTGGCCTTTGCGATGAACGCCGGCATGTATCACGACGACCGCTCGCCCGTCGGCCATTATGTCGAGGATGGGCAGGAGCAGATGCGGGTGATCCCGAACCCCGGCCCCGGCAATTTCGGCCTGCTGCCCAATGGCGTTTTCTGCATCCGTGACGGGCGCGCCGATGTGTTCGAGACACTGGATTTCGTCGACCAGGCCCCCACCTGCCGCTTTGCCACCCAATCCGGCCCAATGCTGGTGATCGACGGCGGACTGCACCCGCGCTTTCTGCCTGATTCGACCTCGCGCTATATCCGCAACGGCGTTGGCACGAGCGCTGATGGCACGCGGGCGGTTTTCGCCATTTCTGAAGATTATGTCACCTTCCACGAATTCGGCAGCCTGTTTCGCGATGTTCTGAACACCCCAAACGCGCTGTTTCTGGATGGCAATATCTCACGGATGTATGACCGGGCAGGCAATCGCTCGGATCTGGGATTCTCGTTGGGACCGATTGTGGGTGTAGTTGAGGACATGCGTGCAAATTGA
- the truB gene encoding tRNA pseudouridine(55) synthase TruB → MGRKRKGRDISGWLVVDKPAGMTSTSVVNKVRWATDAKKAGHAGTLDPEATGVLAVALGEATKTVPYITDALKAYTFTVRLGQATNTDDAEGEVIASSDARPSDEDIKQALTPFLGDIMQVPPKFSAVKIDGQRAYKLARDGEDVELTARPLWVEELILVDRPDEDHVVLEMTCGKGGYVRSIARDLGEALGCHGHVRELRRIWSGPFEAEDGLTVEQIDEMAKTTALDAYLHPLETGLSDLPELKCSPEGATRLRNGNPGMVLASDVEYGDEAWASLDGKAVAVGVYKSGELHPSRVFVS, encoded by the coding sequence ATGGGACGCAAACGCAAGGGTCGCGACATTTCCGGTTGGCTGGTTGTGGACAAGCCTGCGGGCATGACCTCTACGTCGGTGGTCAACAAGGTGCGTTGGGCGACGGATGCCAAAAAGGCGGGCCATGCGGGCACACTGGACCCCGAAGCAACCGGCGTTCTGGCCGTGGCCTTAGGTGAGGCGACAAAGACCGTTCCCTATATCACCGATGCGCTGAAGGCTTACACGTTCACCGTGCGTTTGGGTCAAGCCACCAACACTGACGATGCCGAGGGCGAAGTAATCGCAAGCAGCGATGCGCGCCCATCGGATGAGGACATCAAACAGGCGCTGACCCCGTTTCTGGGCGACATCATGCAGGTTCCGCCAAAGTTCTCTGCGGTGAAGATCGACGGCCAGCGCGCTTATAAACTGGCCCGCGATGGCGAAGATGTAGAACTGACCGCCCGACCCCTTTGGGTCGAGGAACTGATCCTTGTCGACCGCCCCGATGAAGACCACGTGGTGTTGGAAATGACCTGCGGCAAAGGGGGCTATGTCCGCTCAATCGCGCGCGATCTGGGTGAGGCATTGGGATGCCACGGACACGTTAGGGAGCTGCGCCGCATCTGGTCCGGCCCGTTTGAGGCCGAAGATGGCCTGACCGTCGAACAAATCGACGAGATGGCCAAGACCACTGCACTGGACGCGTATCTGCACCCGCTGGAAACCGGCCTGTCGGACTTGCCCGAATTGAAATGCTCCCCTGAGGGTGCCACTCGCCTGCGCAACGGCAATCCCGGCATGGTGCTGGCATCAGACGTCGAATACGGCGATGAAGCCTGGGCCTCGCTGGATGGTAAAGCGGTGGCTGTGGGTGTCTACAAATCAGGCGAGTTGCATCCCAGCCGGGTGTTCGTTTCCTGA
- a CDS encoding DUF1643 domain-containing protein has product MITRTHTKGDAPSTAVYSDCEHYRYSLTRVWDPAGRKALFVMLNPSTATEVQNDPTVERCERRARALGFGAFQVTNIFAWRDTDPRKMRAAAEPVGPANDKAILDGVAWADQVIAAWGTHGAHLDRGLAVEQLLRQTGQPLFHLGLTKDGHPKHPLYIAYTQRPEQW; this is encoded by the coding sequence ATGATCACCCGAACGCATACCAAGGGCGATGCGCCCTCAACCGCCGTCTATTCCGATTGCGAGCACTATCGCTATAGCCTGACCCGCGTATGGGATCCGGCAGGCCGCAAAGCTTTGTTCGTGATGCTGAACCCTTCGACCGCGACCGAGGTGCAGAATGACCCCACGGTGGAGCGCTGCGAACGGCGTGCGCGGGCCTTGGGGTTTGGCGCGTTTCAGGTGACCAACATCTTTGCCTGGCGCGACACCGACCCGCGCAAGATGCGCGCTGCCGCCGAGCCGGTCGGGCCTGCGAATGACAAAGCTATTCTGGACGGCGTCGCATGGGCCGATCAGGTCATCGCCGCCTGGGGCACCCACGGCGCACATCTGGACCGTGGCCTGGCAGTTGAACAGCTGTTGCGTCAGACGGGTCAACCCCTGTTCCATCTGGGTTTGACCAAAGACGGCCACCCAAAGCACCCCCTTTACATCGCATACACTCAGCGACCCGAGCAGTGGTGA
- a CDS encoding calcium-binding protein, whose product MFLTGLIGLAAIGGAAYAMSDMLIEDEDTSEDIPEDEPPTEAETGEFLEIGENVEDHVETEVEPLSTGIVLSEFEGDLVIAGEDGPDIITGGDGVDQINGYGGEDTIHGGQGDDVLHGGDGIDTIYGGRDNDVLHGEADDDLLFGDTGNDALFGHFGDDTLDGGEGEDELYGGQGDDTLAGGADDDALQGGFGDDVLTGDAGEDAIFGGDGDDFVFGIEDGAAEQDFLNGGAGNDTLLAGSGDVVTGGQGADDIVVGQGEDDITVLGFQPGEDKLLVTWENESEPEIAVEPDTEDSNLTRVIIDGQEVAQVYGAEGMTAADIQLITEAQLEQYGQMV is encoded by the coding sequence ATGTTTCTGACCGGATTGATCGGACTGGCCGCCATTGGCGGTGCAGCCTACGCGATGAGCGACATGCTGATCGAAGACGAGGACACGTCAGAAGACATTCCCGAAGATGAGCCGCCGACCGAAGCCGAAACCGGGGAATTTCTGGAAATCGGCGAAAACGTCGAAGACCACGTCGAAACCGAGGTCGAACCCCTGTCCACCGGTATCGTCCTTTCCGAATTCGAAGGCGATTTGGTGATTGCCGGAGAAGACGGCCCGGACATCATCACCGGAGGGGACGGTGTGGATCAGATCAACGGCTATGGCGGTGAAGATACGATCCACGGGGGCCAGGGGGACGACGTCCTGCATGGCGGCGACGGGATAGATACCATCTATGGCGGGCGGGACAACGATGTCCTGCATGGCGAAGCGGATGATGACCTGCTGTTTGGGGACACGGGCAATGACGCTCTGTTCGGGCATTTCGGCGACGACACTCTGGACGGAGGCGAGGGCGAAGATGAGCTCTATGGTGGGCAGGGCGATGATACTTTGGCAGGTGGGGCTGATGATGACGCACTACAAGGCGGATTTGGGGATGATGTCCTGACCGGAGACGCAGGCGAGGATGCGATCTTTGGCGGCGACGGGGACGATTTTGTATTCGGAATAGAAGACGGTGCAGCCGAACAGGATTTCCTGAATGGTGGTGCCGGCAATGACACCCTTCTGGCCGGCAGCGGCGATGTGGTGACCGGCGGTCAGGGGGCCGATGACATTGTGGTGGGGCAAGGTGAAGACGATATAACCGTTTTGGGGTTCCAGCCGGGTGAGGATAAGTTGCTTGTCACTTGGGAGAACGAATCCGAGCCTGAAATAGCCGTGGAACCTGACACTGAAGATTCAAATCTTACTCGGGTGATCATCGACGGTCAGGAAGTGGCTCAGGTTTATGGTGCGGAAGGGATGACGGCAGCCGATATCCAACTGATCACCGAAGCCCAACTGGAACAGTATGGGCAGATGGTCTGA
- the rpsO gene encoding 30S ribosomal protein S15, which translates to MSITAAEKARVMQEFATKEGDTGSPEVQVAILTSRINTLTEHFKTHKKDNHGRRGLLKMVAQRRKLLDYLKGKEEARYQDLIKKLGIRR; encoded by the coding sequence ATGTCGATCACTGCCGCTGAAAAAGCACGCGTCATGCAAGAATTCGCAACCAAAGAAGGCGACACCGGTTCGCCTGAAGTACAGGTTGCCATCCTGACCTCGCGCATCAACACCCTGACCGAGCACTTCAAGACCCACAAAAAAGACAACCACGGTCGTCGCGGTCTGCTGAAAATGGTTGCTCAGCGCCGTAAGCTGCTGGACTACCTGAAGGGCAAAGAAGAAGCGCGTTATCAGGACCTGATCAAAAAGCTGGGCATCCGCCGTTAA
- a CDS encoding helix-turn-helix domain-containing protein, whose translation MLPIGVNSKAEASNCSIRSVLSNVTGKWRMIIILALEDEPKRFGELKRCIGDVTQRVLTENLRGLQRDGYLTRTVDPGPPVAVSYALTPLGRDLLELLKPLVYWSHEQMDQVKSARMEYERAHPD comes from the coding sequence ATGCTCCCCATTGGCGTCAACAGCAAGGCCGAAGCGTCCAACTGCTCGATCCGTTCGGTTCTGTCCAACGTCACCGGCAAATGGCGGATGATCATCATTTTGGCCCTTGAGGATGAGCCGAAACGGTTTGGAGAGCTCAAACGCTGTATTGGGGACGTGACGCAACGTGTGTTGACCGAAAACCTGAGAGGGTTGCAACGGGATGGGTATTTGACTCGCACTGTCGATCCCGGCCCGCCTGTCGCGGTTTCTTATGCGCTGACACCTTTGGGTCGCGACCTGTTGGAGCTGCTCAAGCCGCTTGTCTATTGGTCACACGAACAAATGGATCAGGTCAAATCCGCGCGCATGGAATATGAACGGGCCCACCCAGATTGA
- a CDS encoding nuclear transport factor 2 family protein, with amino-acid sequence MTPKELVLALLSAAFIDHDPEAARQMVSADYIQHNPQVPTGAEGLMGLIPLVGQSGMTATTHRVIAEGDMVVLHNTYDNADAFGASSLAAFDIFRVEDGKVVEHWDNLQPIPKTTASGRGMTDGPVEITDLDKTQENKALVLGFVRDVLGGAAPENVTTYMDPEVYMQHNPSIEDGLSGLMAAIEAFAAQGMVITKFEPQFAVAEGNFVFVATDAIMGGEPWAFFDMWRVEDGKIVEHWDVVSPIPSEMAHDNGKF; translated from the coding sequence ATGACCCCTAAAGAGCTTGTCCTCGCCCTGTTATCAGCCGCTTTTATCGATCACGACCCAGAAGCCGCACGCCAGATGGTGAGCGCCGATTACATCCAGCACAATCCGCAGGTTCCGACCGGCGCTGAAGGGCTGATGGGGCTGATCCCATTGGTTGGACAATCCGGCATGACTGCCACAACCCACCGTGTGATTGCCGAAGGCGACATGGTTGTGCTGCACAACACTTATGACAATGCCGACGCGTTTGGAGCCTCGTCGCTTGCGGCCTTTGATATCTTCCGCGTGGAAGATGGAAAGGTTGTCGAACACTGGGACAATCTGCAACCCATCCCCAAAACCACTGCGTCAGGGCGTGGCATGACGGACGGGCCGGTTGAAATTACCGACCTCGACAAAACCCAAGAAAACAAGGCGCTGGTGCTGGGCTTTGTGCGTGATGTGCTGGGCGGTGCCGCGCCAGAGAACGTCACAACCTACATGGACCCAGAGGTCTATATGCAGCACAATCCTTCGATTGAGGATGGCCTGTCGGGCTTGATGGCCGCGATCGAAGCCTTTGCTGCGCAAGGCATGGTAATCACCAAATTTGAACCTCAATTTGCCGTGGCCGAAGGTAACTTCGTCTTCGTGGCCACCGATGCCATCATGGGCGGTGAGCCATGGGCCTTCTTTGATATGTGGCGCGTAGAGGACGGGAAAATTGTTGAGCATTGGGATGTCGTCTCACCCATCCCGTCTGAAATGGCGCATGACAACGGCAAGTTTTAA